The sequence ggagcttgcagtgagccgagattgcaccactgcactccagcctgggcgacagagtgagactccatctcaaaaacaaaacaaaacaaaacaaaaaaagctgagcatggtagcacttgcctgtaatcccagcagcctgggaggctgaggcaagagaatcacttgaacccaggaggcagaggttgcagtgagccgagattgtgccactgcactccagcctgggcgatagagtgagactctgcctcaaaaaaacataaataagtaaaaaaatacaatCCTGTTTAGTATTTCTAATAGATTTCCTATTGAGTCTCCTTTTTTAAATAGCTGATCACATATTCTGCAGCTAATGACAGCTTGTAAACCTGTGCATTGGGTGGAGGGTGcggatcttgtggaattggttcAGATCTCCAGGGCAATGTTGAAAGAGGGAATTCCTGTCTGAGTCTTGATATTAATGGTATATTAGTGGTAATGATTCTGAAGGTTTACTGCTCAGTGTTAAGTTTATTGGATGTTTGCACTAGATGTCCCTGTTTTCCTAGCTTGCTAAGCATTCTTTTATCACGAATAGGTattgaattttatgtaaaatgtctGCATCTATGAAAATTATCATATAGGTTTTTTACTTTAAcctcccccaccttttttttttttctttttttgagacagagtctcgctctgttgcccatgctgaagtgcagtggtgcaatctgggctcaccgcaacctctgcctcccaggttcaagcaattctcctgtctcagcctcctgagtagctgggattacagacatgtgccaacatgcctggctaactttttttgtatttttagtagagacggagtttcaccgtgttggccagtctggtctcgatttcttgacctcgtgttccgcccacctcggcctcccaaagtgctgggattacagatgtgaggcaccgcgcccggccccaatctGCTCTTAAAAATCACCCATTGCCTTTTAATTCTGTCGCGGTGGTTTTGTTTCTAGGAATTCCGTTTCTCTCAAGTGTGCCCGGTCCTTCGTCACAGCCTTTCCCGCTGCCTGTATTTTCAAGCCTGTTTTTTCTCCTGCTTGGCCTGCGGCTGGTCACTGGAGGACACCTTGGGCCCAGCCTCTCTGCAGCGTCACTCCAGGCTCTCTGCTTCCTGGAGTGCTTGTTTACCTTCAGTGGCTCAAAGTGCCAGGATGGAGGGCCTCCCGGGGGTTGGATTCCCATTGTTGCCGGGTGGCGCCAGGAGCAGTGCCTGACTGTCCGGCCGTTTAAACCAGATTCACAGATTGAGGTTTCATGGGTCTTCCTGGTGGGCCCAGCCTGGGCTGTGAATCTGTACTCGGTTTTGGGCTTTTGGGGAGCGTTCTACTCCCCGCTACTCCACTCAGCGACTCTGGAACTTTCTACTCCCCGCTACTCCACTCAGTGACTCTGGGCTTTGGGGAGAGGATCGGTCCAATTCTCGCTAACCCAGGTCAAGGCCCAGCTCAACCTGGGGAAGTTCTCCCTCACCATGTGCTGGGGCCTCCCCACAAAGCCCTCAGCTCCCACTGGGTTAGAAACCCTCCCTCCAATCCCCCATCCCTGTAAAGCAACCTCCTACGCCCCGCTTTCCTCAGCCCCCCATCCTGATACATTCGCAGCTCTCATACCTTTctaggaagtttttttttttgttttttttgtttttttgttttgagacggagtctcgctctgtcgcccaggctggagtgcactggccggatctcagctcactgcaagcttcgcctcctgggttcacgccattctcctgcctcagcctcccgagtagctgggactacaggcgccgccacctcgcctggctagttttttgtattttttagtagagacggggtttcaccgtgttagccaggatggtctcgatctcctgacctcgtgttccacccgtctcggcctcccaaagtgctgggattacaggcttgagccaccgcgcccggcctaggaagttttttaaaaaagtatgtttttTCTCCAGCCTAATTAGTACTTTTCAGCAGTTGAGTCGGTGTAAATGGCCTGGTCTCCCATATTAGGGAAGTGTAGTCCCAgcgtgttttaatttttatttttgttatactgtattttttttttttttttttggaggggtgtgGGGAacaaggttttgctttgttgcccgggctggagtgcagtggcgcaatctcggctcattgcaacctccgcctcccgggttcaagggattctcctgcatcagcctctctagtagctgggattacaggctcccagcACCAATGTGCCCAGCTaatcattgtatttttagtagacatggggtttcaccatgttggccaggctggtctcaaactcctgacctgaagtgatccgcctgcctcgacctcccgaagtgctgggattatagacgtgagccaccatgcccggcccaggtgtttttaaacacacacagttgtcctcagcctcctcctctgtcAACACCAGTTTGAATTCCCAATTCCCCACTGTGTTTCCCATTCTCCGCGCTCGCCAGTCCTTTCCGTAACCGATTTGTTCCTGTTGagctcccttctccttcctggaGGAAGCACATCTGTCAGGCACTCTTTTGGTAAGTCTCTGGGTGTTATTTATGTGCCTTATTTTGGATGAGgcaaaacatttatttctaagaGTTTATGATGAATTGTAGTTTCACAGCTTTTTCCACACAGTAACAATGAATTCTGTTTTGTACCACACTAATCTTGTGTGTTTCTGCTTTACTCACCCTTCCTTCCACATAGCCTCCTCTTCATTTTGTCAGCTTAGTTGGGACAAGAGCCTGttcttatttttgtacattttatttctcaatgAGCAGCCTCTCCTCCTGCACGCGTTTCACTAACTCTGTACATGTCCTCATTTTCCGTGTTCACCGTGAGTCCTTCTCCTCTGTGGctttaccattctttttttttttttttttttaactttctggttTTGATTCCTTTCTTGGTTGTCTGGAAtaagtctttgtcttttttctggaAAGGGTCAAAAGATGCAGATTTCTCATTTCTTGCATAAAGgaggttgtcttttttttttttttttttttttttttttgagatggagtctcactctgtcacccaggctggagtgctgtggtgtgctctgtgctcactgcaacctctgcctcccttcctctcctacctcagcctcccgagtagctaggactacaggtgcgtaccaccatccccggcaaatttttgtatttttagtagagacagggtttcgccatgttggccaggctggtctcgaacccctgacctctggtgatctgtttggctcggcctcccaaagtgcaggcattAAAGGGGAGTTGTTGGCCGAACACACACGGATGACAACATAGACACCGAGTTCTAAGGCACAGTCATTTCTCTGAAGATTGCTGCATACCAAGCCCCAGGGAAGATCCTCCAAGGGAAGGAAACACCAGCCTTGGGGATGAAGCGCTCCTCACTCCCCTCAGTCCCCGCCCCGCTCCCTAGCACAGCCTGGCTTTTTATCCCCAAACCAGccggctttattttatttctatattttcaatttatagcTATTctttgctagtatatagaaatacagtgtttgggaggctgaggcaagtggataacttgaggtcaggagttcaagaccagtctggccaacatggcgaaatcccgtctccactacaaatttaaaaattagttgggtgtggtggtacgcatctgtagtcctagctactcgggaggctgagacacgagaatcacttgaacctgggaagcagaggttgcagtgaggcgagatcgcaccactgcattccagcctgggcgacagagtgaggccctgtctcaaaaaaacacaaaacatggccgggcgcggtggctcacacctgtaatcccagcactttgggaggccgagatgggtggatcacgaggtcaggagatcaagaccatcctggctaacacggtgaaaccccatctctactaaaaatacaaaaaaattagccgggcgtgctgatgggcacctgtagtcccatctactcggaaggctgaggcaggagaatggcgtgaatccgggaggcaggggagcttgcagtgagtggagatcgcgccacggcactccagcctgggcgacagagcgagactccgtctcaaaaacaaaaacaaaaacaaaaacaaaaaaacacaaaacacaaaacagaaaaacaaaaaagaaatagtggatttttgtatactgatcttgtatcctgcaactttgctaaacTTATTTATTAGTTGCAGTGCCTTTTTTGTAGATACTAGCGTTTTCTACAGAGACAATCATGTCGTCTACAAAAGAACACAActttacttcttcatttccaaGCAAGAAGCCTATTTCTTTTCCTGCCCCATTGCATGGAGTAGGGTCCCCCCTGCAGTATTGAGTCGAAGTGAGAAGAGCAgggatccttgtcttgtttttgaTCTGGGGGGCAGggaaataatctattttttcaCTATGAAATGTGATGTTAGATATAGGTTTTTCACAGATTGTCTTTATCAGTTTAAGGAAATTTCATTCCCTGtttgctgagatttttatttaaatcaggAATGGATGGTGAACTTCGTCAAAAAAATTTTCTGTgactattgagataatcataagtgattttaaaaattttgttgatTGGGTGCggtggcctctcaaagtgctgggattacaggcgtaagccaccgtgcccagcctttttttttttttttttttttttgagatggagtctcgctctgtcaccaggctggagtgcagtgacacgatctcggctcactgcaacctccgcctcctgggttcaagtgattcttcagcctcagcctactgagtagctgggattacaggcgcccgccaccacacccggctaatttttgtatttttagtagggacggggtttcaccatgttgccaaggctggtctcaaactcctgacatcaggtgatccgcctgcctcggcctcccaaagtgctgggattgcaggtgtgagccccacCCGGCCACTCCCTCAAATTCCCTGGGGTGGTTCTTTCTCCACCTCTGGGTGTTCCCTCACATGCGTGTGTTCGTGAATACTCCACTGATTATTAGCAAAGTGGATGCTCCCCAGAGTTCTCTCTCTGCATTATCCTCTCCCCTCTCATACTCGGTCCTGAAGGCCCTGGCTGCCCAGACCCTACATCCCAGTTCCTCCTCTCAGGGAGTGTGCCAAGCTCCACTTGGGACTTCACCCCCACCACTGCCTGGAAACACTTCCCAGACAGTGGCACATTCCCAGAGCTCACTGTGACTGTTTCCTGTCTCCCAGGACTCACAGGCCCTGACTTCCTCACGCCCACTGTCTTGAAACCATTGCTCGTGGATTTTGCCTTGGTTTCCCGCTATCTCAGGCAGGAGGGTAAATCAGATTGCTGTGAGTCTCTCTGGACTGCAGTGGGAATTTGTAAGAGTTGgatttctggctgggcgtggtggctcacacctgtaatcccagcactttgggaggccgaggcgggcggatcacctgagtcaggactttgagaccagcctggccagcatagtgaaaccctgtctctactaaaaatacaaaaattagccgggcgtggtggtgcatgcctgtaatcccagctactcggtaggctgaggcaggagaattgcttgaacccaggaggcagaggttgcagtgagccgagatcacgccactgtgctccaacgtGGGCATCAGAGCGGAACTCCTTCtcgaaacaaaaaaaaaggagaaagaattgGATTTCTTACCCATAGTATGTTCGGACCTCTTCGTTCCCATTGCCCCTTTGAGGCACAGAGTTACTGGGTGGAAGGTCTCAGCTGTCAGTTGTCTAGGTTCTTGCCGTGTTGAACAAAGAACTGAACAAAACACACAAGTaaagcaacaaaaaagaatggaGTAAGGAGGGCACAGATTTACTGAAGAGAAAGAgcactccacagagtgggagcagGCTCAAGCGAGCGGCCAAGGACCCCGATTGCAATGCGCCCCAAGGTTTTCATAAAGCTAAAAGAATTTGGTAACACCCTAGCTGCCCTTTGGAGGTTTCCAGTGGGTCACACCCTGTGGAGGATGAGTCTGCAACAATCAGAGACTGAAGTGGTCTCATTATCACAGGAGGGAGGCTGTGGCCTGTGTGCTGCCTCATCTTGCCTGGAACTGGCTGCACCTGCTGTTCTTTTGCTTATCCCTTCGTTCCTGGTTACCCTCATTCCTTCCTCTCCTGCCCCAGCAGGGTGCCATGTTCAGTGTGGGCTCCTCTGAGCAGCAGCTGCACTGTCTCACCAACAGCATGAGGTGCCATGCCTCGGTGGCCAGGCCTTCTATAAAGAGGGTGGCAGTCCTCCTGTGGAATGCCGGCttgccaggctctgtggctcacgtGAAGTTCTGCTCTGAGTCCCACCTGCAAACCTGGCTGAGCAAAGACAGCAAAATTGCTGAGCCCCTGGTGCCCAAAATGATACCCCAGCTCCCCGTTGCGCAGGTCTGATGCGGCTGCCTGGAATGGTGTTTGGTCTCCGAGCAAAAGGCCCTGGAGGCAAACCCTCCCTGCAAGGATGTGGCCACTTCCCTGTGGACAGAGGTCTGGGCTGCAGCAACCTTGCGGTCGCCTCCCAGGTGTCCCAGCAAGCCCATGTTGGCCTTTTCTGCTGTTCGTCTTTGAGCAGAGGCGACAGAGCTTGCCGGCAAGTCAAGGTGGGCTCCCTGCCCCCTTGCTGGCCAGGTGGGGCAGCAGCTTCTACTGCTCTGATGCAGACTGGTGTGCAGCCTGCCCCACTGACCTGGGCCCACTGCTGGGGTCCCACAGACATTTCAGAGTGTGTCTCGGGGTGGGCTCACTACATGCCAGAGGGCTTGCTCCCCACTTGGCTTGGGGCAAGATAGTAAAGACCCCCCAGCAAAGACTGTGCAGTCCCAGGGCTCTCTCGCCCTTCACAGAACCAACCACAAAGCCTTTCCAAGCACCAGGGAACTCGAGGCCTCACACGCCTTCTCTCTCCCCAGGGAACATTTTTAACAGCTTCTGCCGGCCACGCCCTGTGTCCATGTCCAGGTCAGTCCTGGAGGCCCTGACGTCCTACACTGCCATGCAATGTATCCCCTCTGACGGCTGCTCATTGTTCCTGCGTGTACGCGCCTCCATCACCCTGCATGGTGAGAGGTGGCCTCGAGGGTGGGAGTAACACCCACAGGTCCAGCAGTGGGCCCAGGTGCCTTTTATTCCCATCAAACCCTGGGCAGCCTGGTGAGGGAGCGGGGCGCTGCTAACCGCACGtcacagagagaaggcagaggaaCAGGGTCCCACGGCCCCGTCTGGAGCCAGGGGCAGCCCTACTCTGACGTGCCCTGCTGGGCCCTTCCTCCACCCAGAGCACCTGCGGGGCCTGGAGGCCTGCACCGTGAGCCTGGACACCCAGGAGATGCAGTGTCAGAGCGTGTGGGTGGCCAGGGCCTCCCACCGGCAGCAGGTGGGGCAGCAGGTGAGGCCAGGGCAGGGCTCTGCCACCCACGTCCCGAAGACTGGGCACCGCTCCTCCTGGGTGCCATCCCTCGCTCTGAGCTCCAGCCACGCAAATGGAGCTGGCCGGCTGGGGAGGGCAGTGCCTCTGAGTCCACGCAGCTCACATCTGCACCTGCTCAGCTCCAGGTGTACTTTGGCTGCTTTGCGGTGAGCGTGGCCCAGCACCTCTATGTCACCCTGAGGACCATCCCTCATTTCTGCGGGGTCCAGCTGGATCAGAAGCACCTCGTGGAAGGTAGGGTCCCCAGGGCCCCCCTGGGCACAGCTGCCGTTCAGCCTCCAGGGCCTGGCTTGGGGTGGGACTTCTCAGGGCAGGGGCCTGGCCCTCACACTGGACAGATCCCCGCAAGGCCTTTGGCTTAATTCGAGGTCGCATGGCGGAGGCACAGcgcggggtgggggcagggggtgcgGAGGGGGCGGGTGGAGGAGGATTGCCCCCAGGGCAGGGCAGCCCGCACCCCGCCATTGCCTCTGCGCTTTGCAGACTGCGGAGAGGAGGACGTGGGGAGGAACGTGCCTGACTGCCTCGGTGAGTTCCCTCCTTCGACGCCCTGGCGAAGACCCCTGGACGCTGCGACAGGCTTCCTCTCCCCGGGGTCTTCTGCACCGTTTGGGAAATCCCGAGGGGCCCTCGGGTGGGCGGCTGCCAAACGCCTGAACCAAACAGGAGCCGCCAAGTCGGGGCTCTCGGGACAGAGCCCCGTGTCGGTGACCCCTGGTCCCAGCGCGGCCCCGACTTGCGGCCTCCTGCAGCCGGGAAGCTCAGCTACTGGGTGGACCGGAGGCGCAAGGCGATTCTGGTGCAGGTGCCCAGGGCCTCTGGGAGCCCCGACTACTACGTGCGGCTCTGCCACAAGCGGTTCACCTGCGAGGACGTGGGCGCCCCGGTGCAAGTGAGCGCCCGCGCCCCGCGCCCTGGTCAACCTTAGGCCCCGCCCACCTCCCGTCCCCGCCCCGGTCAGGCCTAGGCCCCGCCCACCTCCCGTCCCCGCCCCGTCAGGCCCAGGCCCCGCCCACCTCAGACCACCCCCGCCCTCCCGCGCAGCCCCTCAACCGCCCTTTCTGGGTTGCAGGTGACCGCCAACAACGTCTCCCGGGTTGTCTCCCTGCCCTACAGCCAGGAACTGCCGTGCCTGTGCCTGGAGGTGTGGCCTGTACTTGGGGCAGGTGGGGGAACACAGGGGTGGGCGGGCTGCGCTGACCCCAACCCCTCCCACAGGGCTGGTCTGCGACCCCTGATGCGGTGCGGACCCAGATCTGCCCCTTTGAAAACGGCAAGTGTCCTGCGATGCCAAAGGGCGGGAGGGTGGGAATGGCTGCGGCCAGGCTGATCCCACCATGAGGACTGACGTGGGGGGATGAGATAAGGGGCAGGCCCAGCCTAAATCCCTGGGCCTGTCACCAAGGGAACCTGTGCACAGATGTggatgtgcacgtgtgtgtgtgtgtgtgtgtgtgtgtgtgctcacgtGGCCCAGCTCACCTGGGAAAATCAAGGCTGTCAAGAGGGGCTGTCTGAGGGGCACAAGAGAGATGCCcaggccgtgcgcggtggctcacgcctgtaatcccagcactttgggaggctgaggcgggcggatcacgaggtcaggatatcaagaccatcctggctaccatgaaaccccgtctctactaaaaatacaaaaaattagccgggcgtggtggggggcgcctatagtcccagctactcgcgaggctgaggcaggagaatggcgtgaaccagggaggcggagcttgcaagtgagctgagatcagaccactgcactccagcctgggggacagagagagactccgtctgaaaaaaataaaagagagatgcCCTGCTCTCGGTTCTGCTCAGCGAcattgcacacacacatgcacacgtacccATGCACATGCACGcccatacacatgcacacacacgcacacccatgcatatacacacccacaccaTGACACGCACCCATGCACGTACACACccatacacgtgcacacacatacacatgaataCACCCATGCACAGGCAGGCACACACACCCATGCCCATGGACACGCAcccatgcacaggcacacacataggcgcgcacacacatgcacacacatgcacagacttGGGACAGGGCTCAGCAACCCATAGGAGGACTGCTCTGGACCCTGGCCCAGTGGTCACTTGAGTGGGTGCTAGACCCCATGGGCCTGGCAGCAagagtaggggccaactgacctGTGTTTGGGGGAGGGTTCCTGCAGACACTGAGGCACTGGAGGTGCTGTGGGACACGGTCTACTACCACCCAGGGAGCCAGACACTGAGCTGGGAGCCCACCTGCCCTGTGAGTGGCCATGTGAGCCTGTGCTGGCGCCCGGGGCCCGGGGCCGGCTGTCGTAAGCTGCAGCGATCCAGCCAGCTGGTGCATCGAAGAGTGAGTGCCTGCTCggcagggatgggggtgggcATGGATGCCACAGCCTGACCCCAGCCCTCCTCAGGTGCAGTACCCGCTGGTGGACACCCAACCCCAGCTCTGCCTGAAGGTGAGGGGCTGCCACAGCCTGCCAGTGCCCTATTTGGGGAGGGGCCAGGGGGCATCAGGACAGGAAGTAGGGCAGGGGCCCTTGCCCAGCCCTGGAGCCCACCCTCCCAGCCGTCCCTCAGAGCCCCCTTCTGGTCTGACAGTGGGTGAGCTAAGGGCCTAAGGAGGGGATCTGGGCCAGAGCACCCTGAAGCTGACCCAGCCTGTCTCTGTCCCTGCCCTGCACACACTCCACCCTCCTGCACCCCTCACCCCACTCTGCAGTTCTCCACCAGTTGGGGGTCCTGGGTGCGGTGCCCTTTTGAACAGCGTCGCTTCCCAAGTAAGTTCTCCATGGGGCCTGCACAGCGTGGACGCAGCACAGAACATCCTTTATGTCACTCTGTGTTGGTCGGGGAGGTGGGATAACAGTGCTGGGCCAGTGAGGGACCGGGTGGGTTGGGGGAGGTACAGTGGGCAGGCACTGGGCCctctggggaaggaagggaggcagtgGGGTGCTGGGCCAGATGGGAGTCTCACCCTTCACTCCCCACAGCCTGGAAAATGACCATCCAGCCTTCGCCCATGAAGGGCCACCTCCGGGCCACCTTCTTCTCGTCCAGCCCCGCCCACTTCCAGGTGCACCTGTGTCACAGGAGGAAGTCACAGCTCCCTGCCTGCCAACCCGCACTCCAGGCCAGCCCGctccctccagcctcagtgaGCCGAGAGAGGGGCTCCATCCTGGGGAAGTGGGTGGGGGGGGACAGCAGGACCCCATCACTTCCCTGTAGTGGTCTCTGCCCCACCTGGGCCCTGAGCCCACCCAGGGTCTAGCCTACCTGGCAGGGAGGGGTAGGGGGCCAGCCCTGCTTTGTGCTGAGAGGATGTGGGAGAAGGACAGGGTTTAGCCTGATCTGCCCTTCCTCCCACTGCCTGTGACCTGCCCTCCCCCATCCCAGGGTGACCCCGCAGCCGCCCCTGCCTTTGCCTTCCTGGACCTTCCCAGGGAGGAGGCCTGTGCCCCAGGCATCTGCATCCAGGTGGGTGttgctgctgtgcccagcccctaCCCATCTCCTCCACTGCAGGACCTCAGTTCACACCCCCCACTTCCCATCCCCATCCTCGGGGGAAGCAGGAGGCCGTGTTGATGGAGCTCAGTTCACACCCCCCCTTCCTATCATCCTCGGGGGAAGCAGGAGGCCGTGTTGACGTAGCTGCCTTGTGCCTGCAGGGCTGGAGGACCGATGTACACTTCTCCGTCCCCCAGcagctctgcaacctccactccagCGGGTGCCCAGCTCTCAGGGGCCACAGGAGGCTGAGGACTAGACCCAGGCACTCCCGGCCTCACACAGTGGGCTGGGTATGGCGTGCACTGAACAGAAGACTGGGTGGGGGAGACGGGGAGACCACCCAGCCCTGAGACAGGTCAGGCTTCCGTGCCAAACCCAGGCCTGTgcccaccactgccctccagcctcgcAGTTTCCTCCACCACATACCGCTGGGCCTCCCGCACACCCTCcctggtctcactctgtcactggccttgcctcctcctccctggggGTCCACCTTCCCTGATCGGAGCTCTGGTTCCA comes from Macaca fascicularis isolate 582-1 chromosome 10, T2T-MFA8v1.1 and encodes:
- the IL17REL gene encoding interleukin-17 receptor E-like protein isoform X1; the protein is MLAGQALAFLGLTWGTFQSLAIPRITECGLSCSQGFTCRSHRNRNIFNSFCRPRPVSMSRSVLEALTSYTAMQCIPSDGCSLFLRVRASITLHEHLRGLEACTVSLDTQEMQCQSVWVARASHRQQVGQQLQVYFGCFAVSVAQHLYVTLRTIPHFCGVQLDQKHLVEDCGEEDVGRNVPDCLAGKLSYWVDRRRKAILVQVPRASGSPDYYVRLCHKRFTCEDVGAPVQVTANNVSRVVSLPYSQELPCLCLEGWSATPDAVRTQICPFENDTEALEVLWDTVYYHPGSQTLSWEPTCPVSGHVSLCWRPGPGAGCRKLQRSSQLVHRRVQYPLVDTQPQLCLKFSTSWGSWVRCPFEQRRFPTWKMTIQPSPMKGHLRATFFSSSPAHFQVHLCHRRKSQLPACQPALQASPLPPASGDPAAAPAFAFLDLPREEACAPGICIQGWRTDVHFSVPQQLCNLHSSGCPALRGHRRLRTRPRHSRPHTVGWVWRALNRRLGGGDGETTQP
- the IL17REL gene encoding interleukin-17 receptor E-like protein isoform X2, coding for MLAGQALAFLGLTWGTFQSLAIPRITECGLSCSQGFTCRSHRNRNIFNSFCRPRPVSMSRSVLEALTSYTAMQCIPSDGCSLFLRVRASITLHEHLRGLEACTVSLDTQEMQCQSVWVARASHRQQVGQQLQVYFGCFAVSVAQHLYVTLRTIPHFCGVQLDQKHLVEDCGEEDVGRNVPDCLAGKLSYWVDRRRKAILVQVPRASGSPDYYVRLCHKRFTCEDVGAPVQVTANNVSRVVSLPYSQELPCLCLEGWSATPDAVRTQICPFENDTEALEVLWDTVYYHPGSQTLSWEPTCPVSGHVSLCWRPGPGAGCRKLQRSSQLVHRRVQYPLVDTQPQLCLKFSTSWGSWVRCPFEQRRFPTPPTSRCTCVTGGSHSSLPANPHSRPARSLQPQVTPQPPLPLPSWTFPGRRPVPQASASRWVLLLCPAPTHLLHCRTSVHTPHFPSPSSGEAGGRVDGAQFTPPLPIILGGSRRPC